The proteins below come from a single Papaver somniferum cultivar HN1 chromosome 11, ASM357369v1, whole genome shotgun sequence genomic window:
- the LOC113322856 gene encoding growth-regulating factor 3-like — MEYDHLNQWRNQQHQLEQGSAAKIPRLGVDSDHTETALPLFVPEPSAVKISSLSAFPDSLTTVAAASPYNRFPRLGGGLFSISQRQELELQALIFKYMLAGAVIPSELLHSIKTSFINAPSCCHYPHQQLYQHYQPAAMMQSGYWGRGSMDPEPGRCRRTDGKKWRCSRDVVPGQKYCERHVHRGRNRSRKPVEIPTPAAGVGNGGGGGGGLRIANATIASSPASMMSGGSNFSLSGSPSIELLHLNQRSSENRVGNHDNNMSGEAKPDGQVLRHFFDDWPRSNQKSNSSPATSTTCLSISTPGNNNPSSDFSLKLSTGNVDDREMNGGGAERRQMNWGGGWGTHQMSSMGGGPLAEALRSSSITNSSSPTSVLHELRRGSISETSSVST; from the exons ATGGAATATGATCATCTGAATCAATGGAGAAACCAACAACATCAGTTAGAACAGGGTTCTGCAGCTAAGATACCAAGACTAGGAGTTGATTCTGATCATACTGAAACTGCTCTTCCGTTGTTTGTACCTGAACCATCTGCTGTTAAGATCAGTAGTTTGTCAGCATTTCCTGATTCATTAACTACTGTTGCTGCTGCATCTCCTTACAACAGATTCCCTA gaTTGGGAGGTGGGTTGTTCAGTATATCACAACGGCAAGAACTAGAACTGCAAGCATTGATTTTCAAGTATATGTTAGCTGGTGCTGTGATTCCATCTGAGTTGCTTCATTCCATTAAGACGAGCTTTATTAATGCTCCATCATGTTGTCATTATCCTCATCAACAACTTTACCAACATTACCAACCTGCTGCAA tgatgCAATCAGGGTATTGGGGTAGAGGGTCAATGGACCCAGAGCCAGGGAGATGCAGGAGAACTGATGGGAAGAAATGGAGGTGTTCTAGAGATGTAGTTCCCGGTCAGAAATACTGTGAGAGACATGTTCATCGAGGCCGAAACCGTTCAAGAAAGCCTGTGGAAATTCCCACACCCGCTGCAGGTGTTGGTAAtggtggcggcggtggaggtGGCTTAAGGATTGCAAATGCTACTATTGCTTCTTCACCGGCTTCAATGATGTCTGGCGGTTCTAATTTTAGTCTTTCCGGGTCACCTTCTATTGAGCTTCTTCACCTTAATCAGAG ATCTTCAGAGAACAGAGTAGGAAACCATGACAATAACATGTCCGGGGAGGCGAAACCTGATGGCCAGGTTCTCAGACATTTCTTCGACGACTGGCCGAGATCGAACCAGAAATCTAATTCAAGTCCAGCAACTTCGACGACCTGTCTTTCAATTTCAACTCCAGGGAACAACAACCCGTCATCGGATTTCAGCTTAAAACTGTCCACCGGTAATGTAGACGACCGAGAAATGAATGGCGGCGGAGCTGAACGGCGTCAAATGAATTGGGGTGGTGGTTGGGGAACACATCAAATGAGTTCCATGGGAGGAGGACCACTTGCCGAGGCATTACGTTCCTCGTCTATTACTAATTCATCTTCACCAACTAGTGTGTTGCATGAACTGCGACGAGGTTCCATTTCTGAAACTAGTAGTGTGAGCACCTGA
- the LOC113322141 gene encoding uncharacterized protein LOC113322141 has translation MRSRKMTYRDRSPLGRRRDNNDSRRPDHYHNRRGVADDEGEPRYNDRSPLARREVRRLSSEDRFNDRSPLPRRPLRRLSTPPESGRIVFRGGRSNSPPPQNNISRGGYTRRFDGDKEDDEIVGARGSVRQQQQPWNRSDLDEKVSQRGGLSMEYRHVNDEVNRSLKQVGESKNSMQRFRHEKEYQGIGSSSFDGGKSMLVPKPMYFEDGTVRTFFALPPEGSKNRDFLPSSSGMTNVGLHKDEELRYRDQIHSMKMPMRETFGEAKPVYDEQHYSVQMHPSRVHTRESYDEELKPVLYTRDAAYPVAPVSQSKTFGTSSLSFGKEDGVGSRLPVEGYGKGVGNFVDSLGCDANISASHSDPTRDKKDPAYYQRGVHSPLRHEHQDYYHPELGRRKIIDSGYSGDELYRKMPSATQGDYRNRELLQPSYMDLDSVDEFYREMPPTTQRDYHNRELSRPSYMDLDFGRSRRSTRESDLLDHYTVRGEPVSDYNNIKRAPLVPMQDRDFLGSRSSHPEIGTRISGGRKITSLEQDYAFEREAISRSYRERLVEKATPEFESDIHDLNLSPRRRLRIEELDNYDSSERMLQRDCIMEKEMSRRYPGSTLSSGRILSRRIHEPTSSDIRGDGANPGRLSLSERLNFDRHQYRKGGKPYKRLTTIGASSSDRFSDHAQQRTGGHVSIKKRLRSGPFNSHHLDERMDSHKGIKSKRRALNNPFDSPGASNGDAVEDAFTLKSDVPEDSEEFKLLVQRAFLRFSKQLNENPSQRKRYLEQGKCRVLCSVCGSLSKEFPDTQSLVRHAFTSLKVGLRADHLGLHKALCVLMGWKSSEVPDGRWSLQVLPEAQALSLKEDLVLWPPQVIIHNSSILNENPDERKVIKIEEMEGILKDMGYGEGKTKVCRGKPANQSIMVVTFNSTFSGLQEAQRLHNYYADTKRGREDFLRINSKSGEKSEEAHGELAKNVGHDVLYGYMGTAEDLDKLDFGSKSKCIVKSKKDIQAIAGAPLETD, from the exons ATGCGATCCAGAAAGATGACATATAGGGATAGATCTCCATTAGGAAGGAGAAGGGATAATAATGATAGTAGAAGACCAGATCACTATCATAATCGTCGCGGTGTTGCTGATGATGAAGGTGAACCTCGATATAATGATCGAAGTCCACTGGCGAGGCGTGAGGTGAGGAGATTGAGTTCTGAAGATAGATTTAATGATCGAAGTCCACTGCCGAGGCGTCCTCTGAGGAGATTGAGTACTCCTCCTGAATCTGGGAGAATTGTATTTCGGGGTGGTCGAAGCAATTCTCCTCCTCCTCAGAATAATATCAGTAGAGGTGGTTATACGAGGCGTTTTGATGGGGATAAAGAAGATGATGAGATTGTTGGTGCGAGGGGAAGTGTGCGCCAGCAGCAGCAGCCATGGAATCGTTCAGATTTGGATGAGAAAGTTTCACAAAGAGGGGGTTTGTCGATGGAATACAGGCATGTTAATGATGAGGTGAATCGTAGTTTGAAGCAAGTGGGTGAATCTAAGAATTCTATGCAAAGATTTCGACATGAAAAGGAATATCAAGGGATCGGTTCTTCGTCATTTGATGGGGGGAAGAGTATGTTAGTTCCGAAACCTATGTACTTTGAGGATGGGACTGTTCGGACATTCTTTGCACTGCCTCCAGAAGGCAGTAAAAATAGAGACTTTCTGCCATCGTCGTCTGGAATGACAAATGTTGGTCTTCACAAGGATGAAGAACTTCGGTACAGAGATCAAATACATTCGATGAAGATGCCAATGAGAGAAACTTTTGGTGAAGCCAAACCCGTATATGATGAGCAACACTACAGTGTGCAAATGCATCCAAGTAGGGTACATACAAGGGAATCTTATGATGAAGAACTGAAACCTGTGTTATATACAAGGGATGCTGCTTATCCTGTGGCGCCAGTTTCTCAGTCCAAGACCTTCGGTACTTCATCATTAAGTTTCGGGAAAGAAGATGGCGTAGGTTCACGTCTTCCTGTAGAAGGATATGGCAAGGGCGTTGGAAATTTTGTGGACTCTTTAGGGTGTGATGCAAACATTTCTGCATCGCATTCTGACCCCACAAGAGATAAAAAAGATCCAGCATACTACCAGCGGGGTGTGCATAGTCCTCTCAGGCATGAGCATCAGGATTATTACCACCCTGAACTAGGAAGAAGAAAGATTATTGACTCAGGATACTCGGGGGATGAGTTATATAGAAAGATGCCATCAGCAACTCAAGGAGATTATCGTAATAGAGAGTTGTTACAGCCAAGTTACATGGATCTTGATTCAGTTGATGAGTTCTATAGAGAGATGCCACCAACAACTCAAAGAGATTATCACAATAGAGAGTTGTCAAGGCCAAGTTACATGGATCTCGACTTTGGAAGATCCCGCAGAAGTACGAGAGAAAGTGACTTGTTGGATCATTATACTGTACGTGGTGAGCCAGTCTCAGACTACAATAATATCAAGAGGGCGCCATTAGTACCAATGCAAGATAGGGATTTTTTAGGTTCCAGAAGTAGCCATCCTGAGATTGGAACAAGAATATCTGGTGGCCGTAAAATCACAAGTCTGGAACAAGATTATGCTTTCGAAAGAGAGGCAATCTCACGCTCTTACAGAGAAAGATTAGTAGAGAAAGCAACACCAGAATTTGAGTCGGATATACACGATCTTAATTTGAGCCCCCGAAGAAGATTGAGGATTGAAGAGTTAGATAACTATGACTCGTCTGAGCGGATGCTCCAAAGGGATTGCATCATGGAGAAGGAGATGAGTCGGCGTTACCCTGGCAGTACATTATCAAGTGGTAGGATTCTATCCAGGCGGATACATGAGCCCACCAGCAGTGATATACGAGGGGATGGTGCTAATCCGGGTCGTTTATCCTTGTCTGAAAGATTGAACTTTGACCGCCACCAATATAGAAAAGGTGGAAAGCCATACAAAAGACTGACCACCATTGGAGCGTCTTCGTCTGATCGCTTCTCAGACCATGCCCAGCAGCGAACTGGTGGCCATGTAAGCATTAAAAAACGATTGAGATCTGGTCCTTTCAATTCACATCATCTGGATGAAAGAATGGACTCACATAAAGGGATAAAATCTAAAAGAAGAGCCCTGAATAATCCGTTTGATAGTCCGGGTGCAAGCAATGGTGACGCAGTGGAAGATGCGTTTACTCTGAAGTCTGACGTCCCTGAAGATTCGGAGGAGTTTAAGCTTCTGGTACAAAGAGCTTTCCTTCGATTTTCTAAACAGCTGAATGAGAACCCATCTCAGCGAAAGCGATACTTGGAGCAAGGGAAATGTCGTGTGTTATGCAGCGTATGTGGCAG CCTCTCAAAAGAGTTTCCGGACACACAGAGCTTAGTCAGACATGCCTTCACGTCTCTCAAGGTTGGATTAAGAGCAGACCACTTGGGTCTTCACAAAGCCCTTTGCGTCCTGATGGGGTGGAAGAGTTCCGAGGTACCTGATGGTAGGTGGTCCCTGCAGGTCTTACCTGAAGCCCAAGCATTATCTCTGAAGGAAGATCTCGTTCTCTGGCCTCCGCAAGTCATCATCCATAACTCTTCTATATTGAATGAGAATCCAGATGAAAGAAAGGTCATAAAAATTGAAGAAATGGAGGGCATACTCAAAG ATATGGGGTATGGCGAAGGGAAAACCAAGGTTTGTCGTGGGAAGCCTGCAAATCAAAGCATTATGGTAGTGACTTTCAATTCCACATTTTCCGGATTGCAAGAAGCACAGAGGCTTCATAACTATTATGCAGATACGAAGCGCGGGAGGGAGGATTTCTTGCGAATCAATTCCAAAAGTGGAGAGAAAAGTGAGGAAGCACATGGTGAGCTAGCAAAGAATGTGGGTCACGATGTCCTATATGGGTACATGGGAACTGCAGAAGACTTGGATAAGCTGGATTTTGGGTCAAAATCGAAGTGTATTGTGAAGAGCAAGAAAGATATCCAGGCCATTGCAGGTGCTCCTCTCGAAACTGATTAA